One Orcinus orca chromosome 7, mOrcOrc1.1, whole genome shotgun sequence genomic window carries:
- the LOC101269576 gene encoding heterogeneous nuclear ribonucleoprotein D-like: protein MEDMNEYSNIEEFAEGSKINASKNQQDDGKMFIGGLSWDTSKKDLTEYLSRFGEVVDCTIKTDPVTGRSRGFGFVLFKDAASVDKVLEMKEHKLDGKLIDPKRAKALKGKEPPKKVFVGGLSPDTSEEQIKEYFGAFGEIENIELPMDTKTNERRGFCFITYTDEEPVKKLLESRYHQIGSGKCEIKVAQPKEVYRQQQQQQKGGRGAAAGGRGGTRGRGRGQGQNWNQGFNNYYDQGYGNYNSAYGGDQNYSGYGGYDYTGYNYGNYGYGQGYTDYSGQQSTYGKASRGGGNHQNNYQPY, encoded by the coding sequence ATGGAAGACATGAACGAGTACAGCAACATAGAGGAATTTGCAGAGGGATCTAAGATCAACGCGAGCAAGAATCAGCAGGATGACGGTAAAATGTTTATTGGAGGCTTGAGCTGGGATACAAGCAAGAAAGATCTGACTGAATATTTGTCTCGATTTGGGGAAGTTGTAGACTGCACAATTAAAACAGATCCAGTCACTGGAAGATCAAGAGGATTTGGATTTGTGCTTTTCAAAGATGCTGCTAGTGTTGATAAGGTTTTGGAAATGAAAGAACACAAGCTGGATGGCAAATTGATAGACCCTAAAAGAGCCAAAGCTTTAAAAGGGAAGGAACCCCCTAAAAAGGTTTTTGTGGGTGGATTGAGCCCAGATACTtcagaagaacaaattaaagaatattttggagCCTTTGGAGAGATTGAAAATATTGAACTTcccatggatacaaaaacaaatgaaagaagaggATTTTGTTTTATTACATATACAGACGAAGAGCCAGTAAAGAAATTGTTAGAAAGCAGATATCATCAAATTGGTTCTGGGAAGTGTGAAATCAAAGTTGCACAACCCAAAGAGGTATATaggcagcaacagcaacaacaaaaaggaggaagaggtgcTGCAGCTGGTGGACGAGGTGGTACTAGGGGTCGTGGCCGAGGTCAGGGCCAAAACTGGAACCAAGGATTTAATAACTATTATGATCAAGGATATGGAAATTACAATAGTGCCTATGGTGGTGATCAAAACTATAGTGGCTATGGCGGCTATGATTATACTGGGTATAACTATGGGAACTATGGATATGGACAGGGATATACAGACTACAGTGGCCAACAGAGCACTTATGGCAAGGCATCTCGAGGGGGTGGCAATCACCAAAATAATTACCAGCCATACTAA